The genomic region TCGGCGGACGGCAAGATGCCGCTTGATTTTGAGGCTTACAGTAATTCCAATATCGAGTGCGAGTTCGGGCTTACCTGCTGTGAGACGGGCCGTGCCGAATTCATGTCCGAGAAAAACGACAAGAAGCGCCTTCTCGACATAATAAGCGCGAGCTGTGCCCTGCCCATGATATTCCCCATGGCGCCGCTCGATGGCAGGCACTATGCCGATGGGTGCATTACGGTGCCGATTCCCTTCGAACGTGCCTTCGAGAAGGGGTGCGACAAGGTCGTGGCCGTATCGACGCACTATCCGGGCGAGGCGGTGACGGACTTCCGCAAGTACCGCGCCATTCTGAACCCGATGTACAAGCGCAAGTATCCGGACCTGTTCCGTGCGCTCATGGTACGTCTCAAGCGCTATGACAAGATGTTCATCCAGATGGAAAAGCTC from Fibrobacter sp. UWR2 harbors:
- a CDS encoding DUF6363 domain-containing protein, which produces MPLDFEAYSNSNIECEFGLTCCETGRAEFMSEKNDKKRLLDIISASCALPMIFPMAPLDGRHYADGCITVPIPFERAFEKGCDKVVAVSTHYPGEAVTDFRKYRAILNPMYKRKYPDLFRALMVRLKRYDKMFIQMEKLEKEGRLFLMRPLIELCDQFDTDMDKMNESYDHGVEMAKRRMDDLKAFLEI